A section of the Rummeliibacillus pycnus genome encodes:
- a CDS encoding GNAT family N-acetyltransferase, with product MTKKLPRVILRELQLDDVEARYQWCLDKEVTKHLNMPDKYPPFSKDETRKWMEMCINKTNGYDQKAILDQDNNHIGWIDLKNFDNLNKHAELGIAIGDKNYWGKGFGLAAMLEMLKYGFNELNLNKIWLRVEIDNEKAIKSYKRIGYVEEGILRQDRLRNGKFVDRLRMSILKNEFLQITQKLKKS from the coding sequence ATGACAAAGAAATTGCCTCGTGTAATTTTGAGAGAACTACAACTTGACGATGTAGAAGCTCGTTATCAATGGTGTCTTGATAAAGAAGTGACAAAACATCTAAATATGCCAGATAAATATCCACCTTTTAGCAAGGATGAAACACGAAAATGGATGGAAATGTGTATCAACAAAACAAATGGTTATGATCAAAAAGCAATTCTTGATCAAGACAACAATCACATTGGCTGGATTGATTTGAAAAATTTTGACAACCTTAACAAACATGCTGAACTAGGTATTGCTATTGGAGACAAAAACTATTGGGGGAAGGGTTTTGGATTAGCAGCAATGCTCGAGATGCTTAAATACGGGTTCAATGAATTAAATCTAAATAAAATCTGGCTGAGAGTTGAAATTGATAATGAAAAAGCTATCAAATCTTATAAAAGAATAGGATATGTTGAAGAGGGGATTTTACGACAAGATAGACTACGAAATGGTAAATTCGTTGACCGCCTAAGGATGAGTATTTTAAAAAATGAGTTTTTACAAATTACTCAAAAGTTGAAAAAGTCATAG